A single window of Trachemys scripta elegans isolate TJP31775 chromosome 18, CAS_Tse_1.0, whole genome shotgun sequence DNA harbors:
- the RHBDD2 gene encoding rhomboid domain-containing protein 2 isoform X1 produces MPAVPGKSRWAGARPCLPTAACLTGLLSLLVSGPGLLHRAGAAGPPPPSACSLRPGPVRDGEVHRLVTYIFVYEDLISLVCSGVIIWYFAGSFEKNVGTVKHCFVTLAFAISSALLYLLFEAVISGVSEVEDAKGFTPVAFAMLAVSTTRSRMRRAPLFGVNVPMVLVPWLILCVAWFIPHSSLLSNVCGLIVGKAYGLGYCFCLDLPESVVSKLDQKFPFSLLKRIPGLKYIPGSLAERRASQSRKINPVPGSYPTQSYYCSSPPALPVVQLQHPSAQSLGSWHNCTPAHIHGSPPYQTNPAFGKFYVQSHFGASPGHCCQPADSHSPQGACLPDSRIPTGMEAKFQYASGSPAEKVPAELSGVQIH; encoded by the exons ATGCCGGCCGTGCCGGGGAAGAGCCGCTGGGCCGGGGCCCGGCCCTGCCTCCCTACTGCCGCCTGCCTCACCGGGCTGCTGTCCCTGCTGGTGTCCGGGCCCGGCCTGCTGCACCGGGCTGGGGCCGCCGGGCCGCCTCCCCCCTCCGCGTGCTCGCTGCGGCCCGGGCCGGTGCGGGATGGGGAAG TTCACAGACTGGTGACCTATATCTTTGTCTATGAAGATCTGATATCCCTGGTATGCAGTGGCGTTATCATCTGGTACTTTGCTGGCAGCTTTGAGAAGAACGTAGGCACAGTGAAGCATTGCTTCGTGACCTTGGCCTTCGCCATTTCTTCGGCCCTTTTGTATCTCTTATTTGAGGCTGTCATCTCTGGGGTGTCAGAGGTGGAAGATGCCAAAGGATTTACACCAGTTGCTTTTGCCATGTTGGCAGTGTCCACCACGCGTTCACGGATGAGAAGGGCACCACTCTTTGGGGTTAATGTTCCCATGGTGCTGGTGCCCTGGTTAATTCTCTGCGTGGCATGGTTTATTCCCCACTCCTCTCTCCTGAGTAACGTATGTGGCCTCATAGTTGGGAAAGCCT ATGGTCTTGGCTATTGCTTCTGTTTGGATCTCCCGGAGTCGGTGGTATCTAAGCTGGATCAGAAGTTCCCTTTCAGCCTGCTGAAGAGAATACCAGGGCTGAAGTATATTCCAGGGTCTTTAGCAGAGAGAAGAGCCTCACAGAGTAGGAA GATTAATCCAGTGCCAGGCTCATACCCCACCCAGAGCTACTATTGCTCTTCACCTCCAGCCCTTCCTGTGGTTCAACTGCAGCACCCCAGTGCCCAGAGCCTGGGATCCTGGCACAACTGCACCCCAGCGCACATCCATGGTTCCCCCCCATACCAAACCAACCCTGCCTTTGGGAAATTCTATGTGCAGAGCCACTTCGGTGCCTCACCTGGACACTGCTGCCAACCAGCTGATTCCCACTCTCCCCAAGGTGCATGTCTGCCTGATTCTCGGATACCCACGGGGATGGAGGCCAAGTTTCAGTACGCATCAGGGTCCCCTGCAGAGAAAGTGCCAGCTGAGCTTTCAGGAGTCCAAATACACTGA
- the LOC117867672 gene encoding ribonuclease pancreatic beta-type-like, giving the protein MAFRRKHLTLLDTIDHNTCNSEMRNKRIAMTRDGCKKLNTFIHAREEVIDATCTMGKVHVIKGQKYKKSISKFRVTNCRLSGEYPNDCEYMAEKSAWKYIVISCDQNDRPVHFAGTLNW; this is encoded by the coding sequence ATGGCCTTCAGACGGAAACATTTGACCCTGCTGGACACCATAGACCACAACACATGTAACAGCGAAATGAGAAACAAACGGATCGCAATGACTAGAGATGGCTGTAAAAAACTCAACACGTTCATTCATGCCCGCGAGGAGGTTATCGATGCCACGTGCACCATGGGGAAAGTGCATGTCATAAAGGGCCAAAAGTATAAAAAGAGTATCAGTAAATTCAGGGTCACTAATTGCAGACTCTCTGGGGAATACCCTAATGACTGCGAGTACATGGCGGAAAAGAGCGCCTGGAAATATATAGTCATCTCTTGTGACCAGAACGATCGCCCAGTGCATTTTGCAGGGACGCTGAACTGGTAG
- the RHBDD2 gene encoding rhomboid domain-containing protein 2 isoform X2 yields the protein MLAVSTTRSRMRRAPLFGVNVPMVLVPWLILCVAWFIPHSSLLSNVCGLIVGKAYGLGYCFCLDLPESVVSKLDQKFPFSLLKRIPGLKYIPGSLAERRASQSRKINPVPGSYPTQSYYCSSPPALPVVQLQHPSAQSLGSWHNCTPAHIHGSPPYQTNPAFGKFYVQSHFGASPGHCCQPADSHSPQGACLPDSRIPTGMEAKFQYASGSPAEKVPAELSGVQIH from the exons ATGTTGGCAGTGTCCACCACGCGTTCACGGATGAGAAGGGCACCACTCTTTGGGGTTAATGTTCCCATGGTGCTGGTGCCCTGGTTAATTCTCTGCGTGGCATGGTTTATTCCCCACTCCTCTCTCCTGAGTAACGTATGTGGCCTCATAGTTGGGAAAGCCT ATGGTCTTGGCTATTGCTTCTGTTTGGATCTCCCGGAGTCGGTGGTATCTAAGCTGGATCAGAAGTTCCCTTTCAGCCTGCTGAAGAGAATACCAGGGCTGAAGTATATTCCAGGGTCTTTAGCAGAGAGAAGAGCCTCACAGAGTAGGAA GATTAATCCAGTGCCAGGCTCATACCCCACCCAGAGCTACTATTGCTCTTCACCTCCAGCCCTTCCTGTGGTTCAACTGCAGCACCCCAGTGCCCAGAGCCTGGGATCCTGGCACAACTGCACCCCAGCGCACATCCATGGTTCCCCCCCATACCAAACCAACCCTGCCTTTGGGAAATTCTATGTGCAGAGCCACTTCGGTGCCTCACCTGGACACTGCTGCCAACCAGCTGATTCCCACTCTCCCCAAGGTGCATGTCTGCCTGATTCTCGGATACCCACGGGGATGGAGGCCAAGTTTCAGTACGCATCAGGGTCCCCTGCAGAGAAAGTGCCAGCTGAGCTTTCAGGAGTCCAAATACACTGA